From the Ammospiza caudacuta isolate bAmmCau1 chromosome 24, bAmmCau1.pri, whole genome shotgun sequence genome, one window contains:
- the DDX20 gene encoding probable ATP-dependent RNA helicase DDX20: MAAPVEAAGRFRTRDVLLPGGPSDFGSLLLSPPVLAGLEAAGFHRPSPVQLKAIPLGRCGLDLIVQAKSGTGKTCVFATIALDAVLLESPATQILILAPTREIAVQIHAVITTIGIKMEGLECHVFIGGTPLSQDRSRLKKCHIAVGSPGRIKQLIELDYLSTASVRLLVLDEADKLLEEGSFQEQVNWIYSSLPVNKQMLAVSATYPESLAAALTRYMREPTFVRLNPTDPALLGLKQYYKIVNSHPLPHKTFEEKTQHLQELFSKIPFNQALVFSNLHSRAQHLAEILTSRGFPAECISGNMNQNQRFDAMAKLKQFHCRVLISTDLTSRGIDAEKVNLVINLDVPLDWETYMHRIGRAGRFGTLGLAVTYCCRGEEENTMMKIAQKCNLQLLPLPEPIPPGMMEQFEDGQVEVKPAIPTAPVLNCDTVCPKPEQPELQPVQNGFPDIPQPPSNLPRHNSSAERPKKTPKQKQTKKCTNPAKVEKNRSPQTSSCHTEQKNQVKPISRMDGEHSTQAPDEEALKQNLPKIPCLSSFKTQLTSPWSFSDFVEDYDYFIKEGSEREVEILRSYSGPGEQRGLPRNGDVEWEEMEHHPEAAAEAESADSDGSGSSRGSLNSRANNGSGSPRGSLNSRANNSCSEAFSDTQEPSPVPPARQGPPGFCPTPKQPQEPSHSPRQKEVKKKVPKQNAKAKKSHKYQFCSPAGSRAEEEQSCSSWEDAAHQGCSSEHHWRCYYEAWQSYYSALSHYSRSYWHLSCISAYHTNAVYLQELLREGD, encoded by the exons atggcggcgcccgTGGAGGCGGCGGGCCGGTTCCGCACCCGGGACGTGCTGCTGCCCGGCGGCCCCTCCGACTtcggctctctgctgctgtcgCCGCCCGTGCTGGCGGGGCTGGAGGCGGCCGGCTTCCATCGGCCGTCCCCGGTGCAGCTGAAGGCCATCCCGCTGGGGCGCTGCGGGCTGG ATCTGATCGTGCAGGCCAAGTCCGGCACCGGCAAGACCTGCGTGTTCGCCACCATCGCCCTGGATGCCGTGCTGCTGGAGAGCCCCGCCACGCAG ATCCTGATCCTGGCTCCCACGAGGGAGATCGCCGTGCAGATCCACGCCGTGATCACGACCATCGGCATAAAAATGGAAGGCCTGGAGTGCCATGTGTTCATCGGGGGCACGCCTCTgagccaggacaggagcaggcTGAAGAAGTGCCACATCGCTGTGGGCTCCCCAG ggcgGATCAAGCAGCTGATCGAGCTGGACTACCTGAGCACGGCCAGCGTGAGGCTCCTGGTGCTGGACGAGGCAGAcaagctgctggaggagggcaGCTTCCAGGAGCAGGTCAA CTGGATCTActcctccctgcctgtcaaTAAGCAGATGCTGGCAGTGTCAGCCACCTACCCCGagtccctggctgctgctctcaccAGGTACATGAGGGAGCCCACGTTTGTCAGGCTGAACCCCACGGACCCTGCCCTTCTTG ggctgaaGCAGTACTACAAAATCGTGAattcccatcccctcccacaTAAAACctttgaggaaaaaacccagcacctgcaggagtTGTTCAGCAAGATTCCTTTCAACCAAGCCTTGGTCTTCTCAAATTTGCACAGCAG GGCTCAACATCTGGCTGAAATCCTGACATCCAGAGGCTTCCCTGCTGAGTGCATTTCAG GCAACATGAATCAAAATCAGCGATTTGATGCCATGGCTAAATTAAAGCAATTCCACTGCAGAGTTCTGATTTCCACAGACCTG acatCTCGTGGAATTGATGCTGAGAAGGTGAACCTGGTCATCAACCTGGACGTGCCCCTGGACTGGGAGACCTACATGCACCGCATCGGCCGCGCCGGGCGCTTCg GCACCTTGGGGCTGGCTGTGACCTACTGCTGCcgtggggaggaggagaacaCCATGATGAAAATTGCTCAGAAGTGCAAcctgcagcttcttcctctgccag AGCCAATCCCCCCTGGAATGATGGAGCAGTTTGAGGATGGGCAGGTGGAAGTTAAACCTGCAATACCCACGGCTCCTGTGCTGAactgtgacactgtgtgtcctaaaccagagcagccagagctgcagcctgtccAGAATGGCTTCCCAGACATTCCTCAGCCTCCCTCTAATCTTCCAAGGCATAATTCCTCTGCAGAAAGGCCAAAAAAGACTCCGAAgcaaaaacagacaaaaaagtGCACAAATCCTGCAAAAGTAGAGAAAAATAGAAGCCCCCAAACTTCCAGCTGTCACACAGAACAGAAGAACCAAGTCAAACCCATCTCCAGGATGGATGGAGAGCACAGCACTCAGGCTCCAGATGAGGAGGCCTTAAAACAAAatcttcccaaaattccatgcTTGTCTTCTTTCAAAACCCAACTCACcagtccctggagcttctcagATTTTGTTGAAGATTATGATTATTTCATTAAAGAAGGGTCAGAGAGAGAGGTGGAGATTTTAAGAAGTTACTCAGGCCCAGGAGAGCAGCGTGGGCTGCCCAGGAATGGGGATGTGGAGTGGGAAGAGATGGAACATcacccagaggcagcagcagaggctgagtCTGCTGACAGCGATGGCTCAGGGAGCTCCAGGGGTTCCTTGAACAGCAGGGCCAACAATGGCTCAGGGAGCCCCAGGGGTTCCTTGAACAGCAGGGCCAACAACTCCTGCTCTGAGGCCTTTTCAGACACACAGGAGCCAagccctgtgcccccagcacgCCAGGGCCCCCCAGGTTTCTGTCCCACACCAAAGCAGCCTCAGGAGCCATCCCACAGCCCAAGGCAAAAGGAAGTGAAAAAGAAAGTCCCAAAACAGAATGCTAAAGCCAAGAAAAGCCACAAGTATCAGTTCTGCAGTCCTGCcgggagcagagctgaggaggagcagagctgcagctcctgggaggaTGCTGCccaccagggctgcagctctgagcaccaCTGGAGGTGCTACTACGAGGCCTGGCAGAGCTACTACTCAGCACTGTCCCACTACAGCAGGAGCTACTGGCACCTGAGCTGCATCAGTGCCTACCACACCAACGCAGTGTatctccaggagctgctgagagagGGGGACTga